One genomic window of Arachis stenosperma cultivar V10309 chromosome 10, arast.V10309.gnm1.PFL2, whole genome shotgun sequence includes the following:
- the LOC130956748 gene encoding uncharacterized protein LOC130956748 yields the protein MRERGRERVWVENTGKGRTIGQVKDPRVWNREEYRRLENESFSIFVDNLPSDISKRELFELFNWIGRINDIYLSRKEKNGGLYIFVFIRYTTKGGAMKAIAEMNRMRLRGKVVFVGEAKYRRLPDVKDANRISPRANTQNAMDRQTPEEGGMTTTNKDNLNKAVTNDVIVKDPHGNGWTKKVEIKVASENLVWLQRSLVGGTTKAIDFRA from the coding sequence tgGAAAACACAGGGAAGGGTAGAACGATAGGTCAGGTCAAGGATCCTAGGGTTTGGAATCGAGAGGAGTATCGACGCTTGGAGAACGAGTCCTTCTCAATTTTTGTCGACAATCTCCCATCAGACATATCGAAGAGAGAGTTGTTCGAATTGTTTAACTGGATTGGACGTATAAACGACATCTACTTAtcgagaaaagaaaagaatggtGGCCTATACATCTTTGTGTTCATACGATACACCACAAAAGGAGGGGCTATGAAGGCTATCGCAGAGATGAATCGTATGAGATTGAGAGGTAAAGTTGTATTTGTAGGGGAAGCTAAGTATAGGAGACTGCCCGACGTAAAAGATGCGAATAGAATCTCTCCACGAGCTAACACTCAAAACGCTATGGACAGACAAACGCCAGAAGAAGGAGGAATGACTACGACAAACAAGGATAATCTCAACAAGGCTGTCACAAATGATGTTATAGTTAAAGATCCACATGGCAACGGGTGGACGAAGAAGGTGGAAATAAAGGTGGCGAGCGAAAATCTAGTCTGGCTGCAGAGAAGCCTGGTTGGGGGAACAACGAAGGCTATTGATTTTAGAGCGTGA